From the genome of Stigmatopora nigra isolate UIUO_SnigA chromosome 2, RoL_Snig_1.1, whole genome shotgun sequence:
gatagataaaataattatgaTTCCCTGAAAAGGTTGATCCTGACGATTTATGCACAATGTAGTCCGGAGAATGCTGGCATATCCAGTTTAAGTAGACTGTTATTATATTTCAAATGACTGATTCAAACTTAATAACTTGTTGCTGTTTAGGGTGTTCCCTACAAAGTGGGAAAATTCCCATTTGCTGCAAACAGCCGTGCCAAAACCAATGCAGACACAGACGGGTTGGTCAAAATCCTCAgccacaaggagactgacaggATGCTGGGTTCTCATATCCTCGGAACAGTACGTTTTTTGCCGGGTCTATGCTGTATGATTTGCTATACCCCTTTTAATAACGCCACGTTGCCATCTGCTTATAGGGAGCTGGAGAGATGATCAACGAGGCGGCCCTTGCCATGGAGTACGGCGCATCTTGTGAGGACGTTGCAAGAGTCTGCCACGCCCACCCGGTACATTATAGCTGAAAGCAGCTGTCATTAAGTgttacatttgacattttaggGAAAATTCAATTCTGTATTCAAATCCAAATTCAAACTACAACCAGGTAGCAACTAAATTGAATCCAAATAAAGCCCCTGGCAGGAATTATGCAGTAAAATTGGACACTTGTTAATCTTTGTTTCATTTTGGGGAATTCAAATTTGTTTAGAATTGTAAAAAAGGAATAATTCAAGAAATGAAAAGGGCTTCCCCATAACacatgcatttctttttttcagacGGTATCAGAGGCATTCAGAGAAGCAAACCTGGCCGCCTCCTTTGGCAAGGCTATCAACTTTTGATCCCCCATCATTATTTTCATGTCACAAGCGGCAGAAACAGAAGGTTGCAATACCAGGAACGCCCCATGTTAACGCTTACTCCAGAATACCTATGAGCTTTATCATCAACTAAATATTCGATTAGAACTATATCCAGAGGGGCAGATAaatatgacacttttttttttcccctttttttacagtgtaacGCGCAAACATTAATCAAAGCATTCGTTCtgagcatttatttatttttctttgtcctGTATGTTGGCACTTAGCATGTGTCGCCTTAGCCAAAACCTGTTTGGCTTGTAGGACATTTTTATCCAAATTGCAAATctgaaataaatacatcatgTGGTCAAACATgtatgtttctgtttttttttaatatctcatattaaaagacattttctggGATTTCATGGCtttgatggacattttttttcattaatacattttttggggtgttgaTTTGCACTGAAACATCAGGGACAACTAGATGTAAATGACTTCATGGTGTCCACTACAAATATTTTAGACGAACATTCCTTCACCTCACACCAATCACAAAGAACCAACCACTGCCATCTATTATAGTAGATGGAAAATTGTGATATTGTACAAtggcaaaaacaacacacaaaGTTCCCCAGTACTTGTGTCTTGGAGAATGTAAGAAGCCACTACCTCTccacaaaagaaaataacagaaaaacctTTATTACCTTAATACTAATTATTGATTCCCAGGTTTTTCACATAGACAACCTCCATAGGTACGTAGCTAGCATTCATCACATGAATTTTATTTGGGAATTTGACAAATAATATGTcttctatttaaaaagaatcAACTGCCAAGAAACCAGATAATACATTCTAAAATGCTTGACATAGTTCTcgtatacagtcgtacctctacttacaaaactaATTGGTTCCacaacttggattttttgttaGTAGAGCAGCATTTTATAGTCTTTTGAGATATGCAGCTGTTTTGCCAATATATCTCTATTTTCAGATataatttctgtttttccaCTTGGAATTTTCAATCCATGACACCTCTCTGGGTTTACATtgcactcatcatttacctAAGATAAAAACAAACCTTTTAGTGTGTACTGAAAAGGCGTGACACTTGTGCTGGTCTTGCAGGTGAAAGTTGAAGCTCTGCTAAAGGCAGAGGAGAAGCGagaagagatgaaaaaaaaacatggttagaAAATGGACATGATGGATTGAGGTAAAGTTATTGTTATCTATATAATATCTGTTATATATATCTTGGCCATTGCGAGATTGTTTTTCTTGGCTTTGTTAATATCATCACCCTAATTGCTTTTTGGGAATGTTGtctgatattattttttatatgcttTTATTTCAAGTGAATGACAACACATCAGATGCCTGCACCAAACTGAAGTGTTGAACACGGCCTTCATCAAGTGTCTCACTTTGCCGTTTAGAACAAAGTCAACAACCGAGCACGCTACACTGGTTCTAGACAAACATTTTGTGTGCACTTGAGAAGGATCAGGATGTGTGTTCTCTCACAATCCtttaaacagataaaatatcAAAACCTATTTAGACCATAACCTTATTCCTTGTGGGAAAACCCCATACCCTATTAGAACTCCGTTCTTGAACTAATTACACTAACTGAGACAGTGGGGCAGAACCTGAACTGGTTTCCACCCAGTCACAGGCACTTATTTTCTAACCTAGTTAGCGGGCAAACAAACATTAGACAAGCCCTAGTGGTATTTTGTCTCAAACCTGAACCTACTTAGACTACAAGTCTACAATCTAGTACAGTAGTCTGACAGCAATCTATGCAGTTGAAGTAACTTGGGATTGGGATTCTTGGCATTTAAGGATAGGGAGGATTCATTTGTGCACCCATCAAACATTCTTTAAGATGTTTTGAGCTTGTTCTCTCCATGCCAGACACCGCTTCCGTCCTTTCTTGCTCCTTCCCTTCGTTTGTCAACGTCCCAGCTGAGTGAGTGGCTTCACAATATCCGTCTTCAACATGCAGGCTTTCTGGAATATCAGTGAGTAATTTTCATCTTggctttattcatctttaatttGGGAAATGTGCTggcgaaaatgaatgaaagagttgatttttgtcaacaatacaacctgtttttttgttgacagaGGAGCAGTTCCTCCTCAGTTCTTTTAATTGCTTCAGTTTCACCAAAAAGCACATCATATtgtgtttaaatttaaatttgtatAATGTATTGATTGTTAAGACGTTTAATATTACTGCTGTGAATCTTGAGTGATCCCAATTTTTGAGTTTTAGGTTGTTCAGCGTGTGACATTGTGTTAGATTTGCAGCACTTTTTAGTTaaactatatttattttgttgacatgTAAATGTATCACAATTCAACTTTTCAGGGGGAAAGATACTGTGATACTGCTACTGTAAATTTATGTCATATAATATAGACATATATCTTCTTTTTCAATGGTTAATGTGAATTAaaattacatatatattataatgaTACTAATAATGTACAACAAAACTTAATCTGAATATAATTACACTCTCAATGGGAgccaataaaatacatttgaaaaatattacaaaacaaaTCTGCACTTTACCAGGATCGAGAACCCTGGGTCTATAAAATAGAGggaatgacaaaaatatatcagtGATATTGATCATTCATTATTGCTTAAAAGGATTCAGTCTGACTATAATGTCTACATTGTAAAACCTTTTGATAGTCTTCTTATTTCACATTCTTTTCCCTCATCTTCCTAATGTCATTGCCAGGCATTGTACCACGTTTAGATATCAGCCCaccttcattttcattcatcaaTGACATCTTCGATACAAACGAAACAGCCAGTGGCTTTGTACAAGGAATCATCGATGAAATTCCATGTTGGTAACAAATTCATGGTTATAAGAATATACCTATACAACGAGATGTAGTAGGTAGGCATGCTAAACCTTTTAGAATTAACTGATTGTGTTGCATGTGGCTTTGTGCTTATGTTTCAGTGCCTCAATGGGCCATCTATGTGTTGGCGATATTGGCTGTCATTATAATCCTGCTTCTTGTGTTATGCATCTGTATTTGCTGCTGCAAACACAGAAGGAAGAAACGACAGAAAAAGCAGCAAGAGGCTCTTGTTAAACTGAAGCAATACAGTGGACAAACCAACACTGAGCATGTAAGCAAAATGTTTATATAATCAtaattatttgtatatatttgacTGATTTTAAAATTCAAGGAACTTTATAGTTAAATTCTTCCTTTTGTTTTGGCACAGAATGTGATAACTGAAGTCCAAATAAACCCTAAAACCTGAAAAAGAccacaaaatatattatatgtcAATAATATTGTAAGATTGTGTGATTATGAGAATCATTTGTCATACATTTGCTTTTGCAACAAAGAATGCTTGCGTCAtagagaaatttaatatacagatggttcatttttttaaatgtaattattaatAGAGGCTTTATTAAGGATGCTAAGATGTAGACGTGGTTGGAAAGTTCAAGTTCATCACAATGTGGTGGCCTGatgaatttaaaaacatgtcttGTTATGTCTTGGCCAGGGTTTGTTATCTGAGATAAGCTTAAAATTCCacctacatacacatacatgccgACCAAACTCGTAGAAAACAAGAGGCTCTGTGATTACTTCTAGTTTGGTGGTCCTAGTCCGGTCTTCTGTTTATTTCTTGCAATGAAGGTTCAGTTTTGTCCTGTACTTTGATGTATGTTTCAAGTCTTTTTGTTGGTTAGCAACTTTGAATATTGGTCAGGGACTATCATTGATTTGGCACTttcttttgtttactttttgcaATCAGGTTCAACTTGGCACAAAGGAAGTGCAATTTGTCACCAAGCAACAACGAGGGAAATTGCTGTACTCGCTAGAGTTTGACCCCACTCTCTCTGAGgtgaacaaaatattttgacCCCGGGCCCCAAGAGCCTTTACACAATAAAACAGACAAACCCATtcattttgtgtatttagtGAGGGGTGCTATGTGCTATTCTAGAGAGGCATTGCTCTGTCAACAGAAAGTGCCTCCACTGGGAGCTGGTGGAGACATATTGCTGCTACAGGAGTATTAACAAGTATGAGAATAAGGGCAAAGTGGGAAGACAAAGAAAAATTGGATAAAATCAGAACAAAAGAGTTTAGGCCTATAACTcatattcaacacattttttccTGTAAAAGTTCTGGCTCATTGGTGTCTATAGCTCAAGGTGGGCGTGAAGCAAGCTACCAGTCTGAAGGCCATGGACCTGGGAGGGTCTTCGGACCCCTACGTCAAGGTTTACATCCTacctgaaaaaaacaagacatgcGAGACAAGAGTCCTGAAGAATACACTCAATGCCACCTTCAATGAAACCTTTAACTTCCAGGTATAACATGATAACAATCAAATTTACAGCTTGCAGCCAAAAAGATCATGCATagtatttctttctttgtaGCCTTCTACTATTTACACCAAAATATAAATCCAGTAATCAAGAGCTCCTATTTAGGCTATTTTACACCAGAAAAGTTACGCCCAAAATCCCAAAACCCAGTCACTGGTAACTTTGAGTACAATTCGCCTTATAAACCTAGAACTTAAACTCAGTTACCTGAAGTTTACATCTCAGTAGCAATGATTCTAGTGAGAGTGGGCCCAAAAACTACTATACAATGAGGGAAATACATCTCGACAACATCCTACAATAGTTGGACTAAAAACTATATCTCATTCCAATCCATTCACAATTGAACGGATATAGAAAGTTAGTTTGGAAACCGAATCTGCCTATAGAGTGGAACCCAGTCCAAGTTTAACTATAACCTAACCCTAGTTAGAATGGAATTTAAACCTACTAAGTAGATTGCAACAGTGGTTAACGTGAAACTGTTTTTCAGTGGTTCAAATCTTAGTCAAAAGATGGGGATTTCTTTGTGTCAATCAAAAATCCATACATACCATGTACAATGGTCATTGGTcaagcatattaaaaaaaaagaccaatacCAAAATATAGCTGTAGATTAATTGAAgtgttttgattttgttgtcAGATGTCCAAGGCAACGTTAGTGGAGTCGACAGCTGTACTCCAGGTTTTCGACTTTGACCGCTTCTCTAAGCACGAGATCATTGGAGAGCTACGTATAAAATTATCACAAGTGGACTGGAATCACGTCTTGGAAGAATGGAGGGACCTCCGCGAGCCCACCAATGAGGAGGTTGTACATAAACCTACTATactaaaacagtaaaaaaaaaaacatatctagtTCAATCCTATATGCTTTAATCCCAAACCTAGGTAGACCATTAATATGAATTTATTGAGACGAGATCTGAGTGCCCAAATAAACATCTACTACTCATAACTCTATTTTCAACCAAATTCAGGAGGAGAACCTGGGTGAAATCTGCTTCTCTCTTCGCTACGTTCCAGTATCCAGCACATTGACGGTCATTATCCTGGAAGCCAAAAACCTCAAAAGCACAGACCTCAACGGAAGCTCAGGTTAAATCTTCACCTAACCACAAATTTAACCCACTCCCAAAAATGACTTGAATCCTCGAATCCAGCTAAATTCGAAGGTCCCCTTCAGCAGAATATGactggctgattggacattgcTTTGGCTATTAGATCATTTTCCATTTCAGTTGATGTGGTTGGATTTGTAATTTTACaaggatttggatttttttctacgATCTGTTGTGTCTTTGGTTTTAACTTGACTTGGGTTCTAGTCCAGCAAAGTTTATGTACTAGTTAAACTGATATGTGATCTAGGCAAGATGTTGTTTGAGTGCTGGTGCCTAACTCAACCAGCAatgggcagtaggcagggttcaccctgaactggttgccagccaatcacaggacacaagtgGACTAGCAACCAattacatacacactcacactgaGGCACCATTTTGgattgttcaatcagcctaccaagcatctTTTGGGGATGTCggagcaaactccacactggaaggtcagaacccaccAAGAATTCAACATCTtaactcagaactgtgaggcaggcgTGCTTACCACTCCTAAACCGTCTCGCCCATGTTTGAatacagtgtaaaaaaatggtattagaAACGATTCTGAAATTGGATTGGTTTAAAAAGAAACCTACATTTTAAATTTCTGTGTACTGCAAGGTGCCAGCACAGTATTCTCAAAGACTCTGAGCAGACTTCAAATAATCCAACACAAAatggttataatgaaaactgaaagaataaaaacatggtGCTATTTAAGTCTTTCTGATCATTTCAGCCCGCACAGCAGGCTCTCAAAGGTTCTAGGCAATGCCACTGAACTAACAGAACTAAAGCTAATGCAAACTCCCAGAGGCAGAAAATGAAGGCAGGGCAT
Proteins encoded in this window:
- the LOC144182746 gene encoding synaptotagmin-2-like isoform X1; protein product: MQAFWNISIVPRLDISPPSFSFINDIFDTNETASGFVQGIIDEIPLPQWAIYVLAILAVIIILLLVLCICICCCKHRRKKRQKKQQEALVKLKQYSGQTNTEHVQLGTKEVQFVTKQQRGKLLYSLEFDPTLSELKVGVKQATSLKAMDLGGSSDPYVKVYILPEKNKTCETRVLKNTLNATFNETFNFQMSKATLVESTAVLQVFDFDRFSKHEIIGELRIKLSQVDWNHVLEEWRDLREPTNEEEENLGEICFSLRYVPVSSTLTVIILEAKNLKSTDLNGSSDPYVKIQLAIDKRKWKKKKSTIKKNTLNPYYNEAFTFKVTLEQIRRVNLVISVWDHDSMTPNDPTGKIFLGCDAPGNQLRHWADMLANPRRPVAQWHTLLSTEQVNAALPLKKKIPFANVEKVHLLRELALK
- the LOC144182746 gene encoding synaptotagmin-1-like isoform X2 encodes the protein MQAFWNISIVPRLDISPPSFSFINDIFDTNETASGFVQGIIDEIPLPQWAIYVLAILAVIIILLLVLCICICCCKHRRKKRQKKQQEALVKLKQYSGQTNTEHLKVGVKQATSLKAMDLGGSSDPYVKVYILPEKNKTCETRVLKNTLNATFNETFNFQMSKATLVESTAVLQVFDFDRFSKHEIIGELRIKLSQVDWNHVLEEWRDLREPTNEEEENLGEICFSLRYVPVSSTLTVIILEAKNLKSTDLNGSSDPYVKIQLAIDKRKWKKKKSTIKKNTLNPYYNEAFTFKVTLEQIRRVNLVISVWDHDSMTPNDPTGKIFLGCDAPGNQLRHWADMLANPRRPVAQWHTLLSTEQVNAALPLKKKIPFANVEKVHLLRELALK